The DNA sequence GGATGACCGCGGAGACCACCGCTTCCCCCACCTCGACGGCGCCCACCCCTGGCCAGGTCTGGACCCGTGCCCGAGGCATCCTGGCCGTCGTTCTCATCCTCGTCGTCGCCGGCATCACGTTCGCCGTCGTACGTTCCGGAACGAACCACGGACAGCTCGACCCCCGCTCCGCGGACCCCAAGGGAAGCCGCGCCGTAGCCGAACTCCTCAAGGCACGCGGCATATCCGTCACCGTCGCCACCACTCTCGACGAAGCCACCGCCGCGACCGGCCCCGACACCACGCTCCTCGTCGCCGGCCCCAACCTCCTGACACGGTCGCAGCAGCTCCGACTGGACGCGACCGCCTCCGCCTCCGCCTCCGCAGGACGCACCCTGCTGATCGCCCCCGGGCCGGGAGCCACGGCCCGACTCGCCCCCGGCGTCCGCGCCGAGCCGCACCACGCCGTCCGTGCTCTCGCCCCGTCGTGCGAGCTCCCCGCCGCCCGGTTGGCCGGCACGGCGGACATGGGCGGCACCCGCTACACGACGCAGGACCCCACCGCCGTCACCTGCTACCCGACTGCTGGCCTCCCCAGTCTGATCGTCCTCCCGACCGGTTCGGGCGGCGACACGGTCATCCTCGGCTCCCCCGCCTTTCTCCACAACGAGCGTCTCGACCAGCAGGGCAACGCCTCTCTCGCCCTGCAACTGCTCGGCTCCCGTCCCCATCTCGTCTGGTACCTCCCCTCTCTCGCGGATCCATCCGCCACAACCGACGACGACTCCCCCGGCGGCGGAAACGAAGACCAGTCAGAGGACGGGGCGAGGGACGACGCGGCCGACGAGAGCAGCTTCCTCGACCTCGTCCCCTCCGGCTGGCTGTGGGGAACCCTTCAACTCGCCCTCGCCGCAGTCCTCGCCGCCGTCTGGCGGGCCCGCCGACTCGGCCCTCTGGTGACCGAACAGCTGCCGGTGGCCGTCCGCGCGTCCGAATCGGCCGAAGGCCGCTCCCTCCTCTACCGCAAGGCCAACGCCCGCGACCGGGCCGCCGACGCCCTCCGAGCCGCCACCCGCACACGCATCGCGCCCCTCGCCGGAGTGCCCGTCCGTGATGCGCACACCCCCGCTGTCCTCCTCACCGCCTTGTCCACACGCGTCAACGCACCGGACAACGACCTCACCACGCTGCTCTTCGGTACAGCTCCCTCCACCGACGCCGCCCTGGTCCTCCTCGCCGATCAACTCGACGCCCTCGAAAGAGAGGTACGCACTTCATGAGCGCCCCGACCCCCGAGCCGGCCGAGCCCACGGTGCCCGCAGCGGCCCCCATGGGGCTCACGGAACCGGAGCCGTCCGACAGCGCCCGCGCTTCCTTGGAGGCTCTGCGCTCCGAGATCGCCAAGGCCGTTGTCGGCCAGGACCCCGCCGTCACCGGACTCGTCGTCGCGCTGCTCTGCCGGGGACACGTACTCCTCGAAGGCGTACCCGGCGTGGCCAAGACCCTGCTGGTGCGGGCACTTGCCGCATCACTCGAACTCGACACCAAGCGCGTCCAGTTCACCCCTGACCTGATGCCCAGCGACGTCACGGGTTCGCTGGTCTACGACGCGCGCACCGCGGAGTTCTCCTTCCAGCCCGGGCCCGTCTTCACCAACCTGCTGATCGCGGACGAGATCAACCGCACCCCTCCCAAGACCCAGTCCTCCCTCCTCGAAGCAATGGAGGAACGGCAGGTCACGGTGGACGGAACCCCTCGGCCACTGCCTGACCCCTTCCTCGTCGCAGCGACCCAGAACCCCGTCGAGTACGAAGGCACCTACCCCCTCCCCGAAGCCCAACTGGACCGTTTCCTGCTCAAACTGACAGTTCCGCTTCCCTCGCGGCAGGACGAGATCGATGTCCTCACCCGTCACGCCGACGGCTTCAACCCGCGCGACCTGAAGGCAGCGGGGATACGGCCCGTCGCCGGACCCGCCGATCTGGAAGCGGCACGCGAAGCCGTCGCGAAGACGACCGTCTCCCCCGAGATCGCCGGCTATGTAGTGGATATCTGCCGTGCTACGCGCGATTCCCCGTCGCTCGCCCTCGGCGTCTCCCCCCGAGGCACCACCGCACTGCTGTCGACAGCCCGAGCCTGGGCCTGGCTGACCGGCCGGGACTATGTCATCCCGGACGATGTGAAAGCCCTGGCGCTCCCTACGCTCCGTCATCGCATCCACCTGCGGCCCGAGGCAGAAATGGAGGGAGTCACCCCGGACTCCGTCATCGCCTCAGTGCTCGCCCACGTCCCCGTACCCCGATGAGGCGGTGACCATGGCCCTCACCGGACGAACCGCGCTGCTGGCCGCCCTCGGGTCACTCCCCGTAGGCATCCTCGCTCCCAGCTGGACCGGGATGCTTGCGATCAACGCACCGCTCTCACTGGCAATTCTGTGTGACTACGCCCTGGCCGCGCCAGTGCGCACGCTCCGATTCACTCGATCCGGCGATACATCCGTTCGACTCGGTGACGCGGCCGAAGTGCAACTCACGGTGACCAATACGTCCCGCCGGCGCCTGCGCGCCCAACTGCGGGATGCCTGGCCCCCCAGCAGCTGGACCTCGGGCTCCGAGCTCCGCGCCTCCCGCCACACACTGACGATCCCCGCCGGGGAACGGCGGCGTCTGGTCACCGCGCTACGCCCGACCCGGCGCGGCGAACGGCGGGCAGAACGCATCACCATCCGCTCGTACGGCCCTCTGGGCCTCGCCGCCCGCCAGGGACAGCACCGGGCCCCGTGGACCGTACGGGTCCTGCCACCGTTCACCAGCCGCAAGCATCTGCCTTCCCGGCTCGCCCGCCTCCGGGAACTCGACGGCCGTACCAGCGTTCTGACACGCGGTGACGGCACGGAGTTCGACAGTCTGCGGGCGTACGTGCCCGGGGACGACACCCGCTCCATCGACTGGCGGGCCACCGCACGCCAGTCCGCCGTCGCGGTCCGGACATGGCGCCCCGAGCGTGACCGGCATGTCCTGATCGTCCTCGACACCGGCCGCACGTCAGCGGGCCGGGTGGGTGATGTCCCCCGCCTGGACGCCTCGATGGACGCCACACTCCTTCTCACCGCACTCGCCACCCGGGCGGGCGACCGCGTAAGCCTCCTCGCCTACGACCGCCAGGTCCGAGCCCGGGTCCAGGGCCGGACGGCCACGGGTGAAGTTCTGGCCACCGTCATCAACGCCCTGGCCACGTTGGAACCAGAGCTCATCGAGACGGACGCCCACGGCCTGAGCAACGCCGCCCTCACCCACGCCCCACGCGGTTCGCTGATCGTCCTCCTCACCACGTTGGAGGCCGCCCCCGTCGAGGAGGGCCTCCTCCCGGTGCTCCCACAGCTCACCCAGCGCCACACCGTTCTGCTGGCCGCGGTCTCCGACCCTCGGATCGAGGAAATGGCCAACGCCCGGGGAACTGTGGACTCGGTGTACGACGCGGCAGCCGCCAGCCAGGCCCAGGCCGACCGCCGCCGCACGGCAGACAGACTCCGCCGCCACGGCGTTGTCGTCGTGGACGCCGCTCCGGAGCATGTCGCTCCCGCGCTTGCCGACACGTACTTGGCCCTGAAGGCCGCCGGTCGTCTCTGAGGCGCTTGTGTCAGGCTCCTGCGGGCTGGATGGCATTCTCCTCTGCCGCCTGCCGTGGTCCTACGGTGCAGGAGCCTCTGCCTGTCGGCTCGCCGATTGAGCCTGAAACGCAGGAAAGCCCCGCACCAAATGGTGCGGGGCTTTCCCGGAAAAATTGTTCGGCGGCGTCCTACTCTCCCACAGGGTCCCCCCTGCAGTACCATCGGCGCTGAAAGGCTTAGCTTCCGGGTTCGGAATGTAACCGGGCGTTTCCCTAACGCAATGACCACCGAAACACTATGAAATTAACCAACACCGGAGAAAACACGGCCGTTCGTTATTTCAGAACTAACACAGTGGACGCGAGCAACTGAGGACAAGCCCTCGGCCTATTAGTACCAGTCAGCTCCACCCGTTACCGGGCTTCCACATCTGGCCTATCAACCCAGTCGTCTACTGGGAGCCTTAACCCTTCAAGAGGGTGGGAATACTCATCTCGAAGCAGGCTTCCCGCTTAGATGCTTTCAGCGGTTATCCTTTCCGAACGTAGCCAACCAGCCATGCCCTTGGCAGGACAACTGGCACACCAGAGGTTCGTCCGTCCCGGTCCTCTCGTACTAGGGACAGCCCTTCTCAATATTCCTACGCGCGCAGCGGATAGGGACCGAACTGTCTCACGACGTTCTAAACCCAGCTCGCGTACCGCTTTAATGGGCGAACAGCCCAACCCTTGGGACCGACTCCAGCCCCAGGATGCGACGAGCCGACATCGAGGTGCCAAACCATCCCGTCGATATGGACTCTTGGGGAAGATCAGCCTGTTATCCCCGGGGTACCTTTTATCCGTTGAGCGACAGCGCTTCCACAAGCCACTGCCGGATCACTAGTCCCGACTTTCGTCCCTGCTCGACCCGTCGGTCTCACAGTCAAGCTCCCTTGTGCACTTACACTCAACACCTGATTGCCAACCAGGCTGAGGGAACCTTTGGGCGCCTCCGTTACTCTTTAGGAGGCAACCGCCCCAGTTAAACTACCCATCAGACACTGTCCCTGATCCGGATCACGGACCCAGGTTAGACATCCAGCACGACCAGAGTGGTATTTCAACGACGACTCCACAACCACTGGCGTGGCCGCTTCACAGTCTCCCACCTATCCTACACAAGCCGAACCGAACACCAATATCAAACTATAGTAAAGGTCCCGGGGTCTTTCCGTCCTGCTGCGCGAAACGAGCATCTTTACTCGTAGTGCAATTTCACCGGGCCTATGGTTGAGACAGTCGAGAAGTCGTTACGCCATTCGTGCAGGTCGGAACTTACCCGACAAGGAATTTCGCTACCTTAGGATGGTTATAGTTACCACCGCCGTTTACTGGCGCTTAAGTTCTCAGCTTCGCCGCTCCGAAAAGCAGCTAACCGGTCCCCTTAACGTTCCAGCACCGGGCAGGCGTCAGTCCGTATACATCGCCTTACGGCTTCGCACGGACCTGTGTTTTTAGTAAACAGTCGCTTCTCGCTGGTCTCTGCGGCCACCCCCAGCTCAAGCAGCAAGTGCTATCACCAGTGATGGCCCCCCTTCTCCCGAAGTTACGGGGGCATTTTGCCGAGTTCCTTAACCATAGTTCACCCGAACGCCTCGGTATTCTCTACCTGACCACCTGAGTCGGTTTAGGGTACGGGCCGCCATGAAACTCGCTAGAGGCTTTTCTCGACAGCATAGGATCATCCACTTCACCACAATCGGCTCGGCATCAGGTCTCACCCTTAACGTGTGACGGATTTACCTACCACACGGGCTACACCCTTACCCCGGGACAACCACCGCCCGGGCTGGACTACCTTCCTGCGTCACCCCATCGCTTACCTACTACAAGTCTGGTTCATCGGCTCCACCACTACCCTCAACTCCGAAGAGATCGGGCCGGCTTCACGGACTTAGCATCGCCTGATTCAGTACTGGGCGTTTCAAAGCGGGTACCGGAATATCAACCGGTTGTCCATCGACTACGCCTGTCGGCCTCGCCTTAGGTCCCGACTTACCCTGGGCAGATCAGCTTGACCCAGGAACCCTTAGTCAATCGGCGCACACGTTTCTCACGTGTGTATCGCTACTCATGCCTGCATTCTCACTCGTGAACCGTCCACAACTCGCTTCCGCGGCTGCTTCACCCGGCACACGACGCTCCCCTACCCATCCATACGGGCGTTGACCCTATGTGTATGAATGACACGACTTCGGCGGTACGCTTGAGCCCCGCTACATTGTCGGCGCGGAATCACTTGACCAGTGAGCTATTACGCACTCTTTCAAGGGTGGCTGCTTCTAAGCCAACCTCCTGGTTGTCTCTGCGACTCCACATCCTTTCCCACTTAGCGTACGCTTAGGGGCCTTAGTCGATGCTCTGGGCTGTTTCCCTCTCGACCATGGAGCTTATCCCCCACAGTCTCACTGCCGTGCTCTCACTTACCGGCATTCGGAGTTTGGCTAAGGTCAGTAACCCGGTAGGGCCCATCGCCTATCCAGTGCTCTACCTCCGGCAAGAAACACACGACGCTGCACCTAAATGCATTTCGGGGAGAACCAGCTATCACGGAGTTTGATTGGCCTTTCACCCCTAACCACAGGTCATCCCCCAGGTTTTCAACCCTGGTGGGTTCGGTCCTCCACGAAGTCTTACCTCCGCTTCAACCTGCCCATGGCTAGATCACTCCGCTTCGGGTCTAGAGCGTGCAACTCAAACGCCCTGTTCGGACTCGCTTTCGCTACGGCTTCCCCACACGGGTTAACCTCGCTACACACCGCTAACTCGCAGGCTCATTCTTCAAAAGGCACGCAGTCACGACTGACAGCACAAGTGCTGCCAGCGACGCTCCCACGGCTTGTAGGCACACGGTTTCAGGTACTATTTCACTCCGCTCCCGCGGTACTTTTCACCATTCCCTCACGGTACTATCCGCTATCGGTCACCAGGGAATATTTAGGCTTAGCGGGTGGTCCCGCCAGATTCACACGGGATTTCTCGGGCCCCGTGCTACTTGGGTGTCTCTCAAACGAGCCGTTGATGTTTCAGCTACGGGGGTCTTACCCTCTACGCCGGACCTTTCGCATGTCCTTCGCCTACACCAACGGTTTCTGACTCGTCTCACAGCCGGCAGACTATGAAAGAGAGATCCCACAACCCCGCATGCGCAACCCCTGCCGGGTATCACACGCATACGGTTTGGCCTCATCCAGTTTCGCTCGCCACTACTCCCGGAATCACGGTTGTTTTCTCTTCCTGAGGGTACTGAGATGTTTCACTTCCCCTCGTTCCCTCCACACTGCCTATGTGTTCAGCAGCGGGTGACAGCCCATGACGACTGCCGGGTTTCCCCATTCGGAAACCCCCGGATCAAAGCTTGGTTGACAGCTCCCCGGGGACTATCGTGGCCTCCCACGTCCTTCATCGGTTCCTGGTGCCAAGGCATCCACCGTGCGCCCTTAAAAACTTGGCCACAGATGCTCGCGTCCACTGTGCAGTTCTCAAACAACGACCAGCCACCCATCACCCCACCCAAACAGGGCGAGTTCACTGGGGCCGGCAACCGAAGGCAGCCTTTACGGCCATACCCTCAGACACCCAACAACGTGCCCGGCACAACCGATCTCTCACCACGTTCCACGCCCCGAAGAGCAGTACTAGCTGTGATCAACCTGTCGTGCCGAATAGTCAACGTTCCACCCATGAGCAACCAGCACCGAACATTCGCCGGTGTACTGGCCTCTGACCAAGCGGACTTGGTAAGAAGTGCTCCTTAGAAAGGAGGTGATCCAGCCGCACCTTCCGGTACGGCTACCTTGTTACGACTTCGTCCCAATCGCCAGTCCCACCTTCGACAGCTCCCTCCCACAAGGGGTTGGGCCACCGGCTTCGGGTGTTACCGACTTTCGTGACGTGACGGGCGGTGTGTACAAGGCCCGGGAACGTATTCACCGCAGCAATGCTGATCTGCGATTACTAGCAACTCCGACTTCATGGGGTCGAGTTGCAGACCCCAATCCGAACTGAGACCGGCTTTTTGAGATTCGCTCCGCCTCGCGGCATCGCAGCTCATTGTACCGGCCATTGTAGCACGTGTGCAGCCCAAGACATAAGGGGCATGATGACTTGACGTCGTCCCCACCTTCCTCCGAGTTGACCCCGGCAGTCTCCTGTGAGTCCCCATCACCCCGAAGGGCATGCTGGCAACACAGAACAAGGGTTGCGCTCGTTGCGGGACTTAACCCAACATCTCACGACACGAGCTGACGACAGCCATGCACCACCTGTATACCGACCACAAGGGGGGCACCATCTCTGATGCTTTCCGGTATATGTCAAGCCTTGGTAAGGTTCTTCGCGTTGCGTCGAATTAAGCCACATGCTCCGCTGCTTGTGCGGGCCCCCGTCAATTCCTTTGAGTTTTAGCCTTGCGGCCGTACTCCCCAGGCGGGGAACTTAATGCGTTAGCTGCGGCACCGACGACGTGGAATGTCGCCAACACCTAGTTCCCAACGTTTACGGCGTGGACTACCAGGGTATCTAATCCTGTTCGCTCCCCACGCTTTCGCTCCTCAGCGTCAGTAATGGCCCAGAGATCCGCCTTCGCCACCGGTGTTCCTCCTGATATCTGCGCATTTCACCGCTACACCAGGAATTCCGATCTCCCCTACCACACTCTAGCTAGCCCGTATCGAATGCAGACCCGGGGTTAAGCCCCGGGCTTTCACATCCGACGTGACAAGCCGCCTACGAGCTCTTTACGCCCAATAATTCCGGACAACGCTTGCGCCCTACGTATTACCGCGGCTGCTGGCACGTAGTTAGCCGGCGCTTCTTCTGCAGGTACCGTCACTTTCGCTTCTTCCCTGCTGAAAGAGGTTTACAACCCGAAGGCCGTCATCCCTCACGCGGCGTCG is a window from the Streptomyces sp. MMBL 11-1 genome containing:
- a CDS encoding DUF4350 domain-containing protein — encoded protein: MTAETTASPTSTAPTPGQVWTRARGILAVVLILVVAGITFAVVRSGTNHGQLDPRSADPKGSRAVAELLKARGISVTVATTLDEATAATGPDTTLLVAGPNLLTRSQQLRLDATASASASAGRTLLIAPGPGATARLAPGVRAEPHHAVRALAPSCELPAARLAGTADMGGTRYTTQDPTAVTCYPTAGLPSLIVLPTGSGGDTVILGSPAFLHNERLDQQGNASLALQLLGSRPHLVWYLPSLADPSATTDDDSPGGGNEDQSEDGARDDAADESSFLDLVPSGWLWGTLQLALAAVLAAVWRARRLGPLVTEQLPVAVRASESAEGRSLLYRKANARDRAADALRAATRTRIAPLAGVPVRDAHTPAVLLTALSTRVNAPDNDLTTLLFGTAPSTDAALVLLADQLDALEREVRTS
- a CDS encoding AAA family ATPase yields the protein MSAPTPEPAEPTVPAAAPMGLTEPEPSDSARASLEALRSEIAKAVVGQDPAVTGLVVALLCRGHVLLEGVPGVAKTLLVRALAASLELDTKRVQFTPDLMPSDVTGSLVYDARTAEFSFQPGPVFTNLLIADEINRTPPKTQSSLLEAMEERQVTVDGTPRPLPDPFLVAATQNPVEYEGTYPLPEAQLDRFLLKLTVPLPSRQDEIDVLTRHADGFNPRDLKAAGIRPVAGPADLEAAREAVAKTTVSPEIAGYVVDICRATRDSPSLALGVSPRGTTALLSTARAWAWLTGRDYVIPDDVKALALPTLRHRIHLRPEAEMEGVTPDSVIASVLAHVPVPR
- a CDS encoding DUF58 domain-containing protein gives rise to the protein MALTGRTALLAALGSLPVGILAPSWTGMLAINAPLSLAILCDYALAAPVRTLRFTRSGDTSVRLGDAAEVQLTVTNTSRRRLRAQLRDAWPPSSWTSGSELRASRHTLTIPAGERRRLVTALRPTRRGERRAERITIRSYGPLGLAARQGQHRAPWTVRVLPPFTSRKHLPSRLARLRELDGRTSVLTRGDGTEFDSLRAYVPGDDTRSIDWRATARQSAVAVRTWRPERDRHVLIVLDTGRTSAGRVGDVPRLDASMDATLLLTALATRAGDRVSLLAYDRQVRARVQGRTATGEVLATVINALATLEPELIETDAHGLSNAALTHAPRGSLIVLLTTLEAAPVEEGLLPVLPQLTQRHTVLLAAVSDPRIEEMANARGTVDSVYDAAAASQAQADRRRTADRLRRHGVVVVDAAPEHVAPALADTYLALKAAGRL